In the Candidatus Schekmanbacteria bacterium RIFCSPLOWO2_02_FULL_38_14 genome, one interval contains:
- a CDS encoding recombinase RecA has protein sequence MAGERKEKEKAIDLAFAQIEKQFGKGSIMRLGAEHVVQDIPVISTGSLSLDIALGVGGLPRGRIIEIFGPESSGKTTLALHAAAEAQKIGGITAFIDAEHALDVSYAKRLGVRTDDLLISQPDTGEQALEIAEVLVRSGAIDLIIIDSVAALVPKAEIEGEMGDAHMGLQARLMSQALRKLTGIVSKSNNILIFTNQIRHKIGIFFGNPETTSGGNALKFYASVRLDIRRIASIKEGQDIVGNRTKVKVVKNKVCPPFKEAEFDIMYGEGISSEGDILDKGVELGIVEKGGAWFSYDGDRIGQGRENAKLFLKEHKDTCLEIKKKVLEKKDLLKTSK, from the coding sequence ATGGCTGGAGAACGCAAGGAAAAGGAAAAAGCTATTGATTTAGCCTTTGCCCAGATTGAAAAGCAGTTTGGCAAGGGTTCAATAATGAGGCTTGGTGCTGAACACGTTGTGCAGGATATTCCTGTTATCTCAACAGGTTCTTTAAGCCTTGACATTGCCCTTGGTGTTGGAGGTCTGCCTCGGGGAAGAATAATAGAAATCTTTGGTCCTGAATCATCAGGTAAAACAACCCTTGCCCTTCACGCTGCTGCAGAAGCGCAGAAAATCGGAGGAATAACTGCCTTCATAGATGCTGAACACGCACTGGATGTCTCCTATGCAAAGAGGCTTGGCGTAAGGACAGATGACCTTTTAATCTCCCAGCCTGATACAGGTGAACAGGCGCTTGAAATAGCAGAAGTCCTTGTAAGAAGCGGTGCAATTGACCTGATAATAATTGACTCTGTTGCAGCATTGGTCCCAAAAGCCGAGATTGAAGGTGAGATGGGGGATGCCCATATGGGCTTACAGGCAAGGCTGATGTCTCAGGCTCTCAGAAAGCTTACAGGCATTGTGAGCAAGTCAAACAACATACTAATATTCACAAACCAGATAAGACATAAAATTGGTATCTTTTTTGGTAATCCTGAAACAACATCAGGCGGAAATGCTCTCAAATTTTATGCCTCTGTGCGGCTTGACATCAGGAGAATTGCCTCAATAAAAGAAGGACAGGATATTGTTGGAAACAGGACAAAAGTAAAGGTTGTCAAAAACAAAGTCTGCCCGCCCTTTAAAGAGGCTGAGTTTGATATAATGTATGGAGAGGGTATTTCCTCTGAAGGAGACATTCTTGATAAGGGAGTTGAATTGGGAATAGTAGAAAAAGGCGGTGCTTGGTTTTCCTACGATGGCGACAGGATTGGTCAGGGCAGGGAAAATGCAAAACTCTTTCTCAAGGAACACAAGGATACCTGTCTTGAGATAAAGAAAAAGGTTTTGGAAAAAAAGGACTTGTTGAAAACTAGTAAATAA
- a CDS encoding ATPase: MALTIPEITEKVKEKSRFIAKLISEISRVIVGQQYLIERLLLGILSNGHILVEGVPGLAKTTAVKTLAKAINTKFQRIQFTPDLLPADLLGTQIYLPKDGIFTIKKGPIFSNIILADEINRAPAKVQSALLEAMQERQVTLAEQTFKLEEPFLVMATQNPIEQEGTYPLPEAQVDRFMLKLRVSYPNKAEEKEIMKRVSSLTEIKTEAVIEPSEILEARKMIEQVYIDEKIQDYIVAIVFATRNPSQYGLNIGNLIQYGASPRASIYLNQAAKAYAFIQGRGYVTPQDVKLICPDILRHRIILSYEAEAENLTTDDIIRTILEKIDVP; this comes from the coding sequence ATGGCACTTACTATTCCTGAGATTACCGAAAAGGTCAAAGAAAAGAGCAGGTTTATTGCAAAATTAATTTCTGAAATAAGCAGGGTGATTGTGGGACAGCAGTATTTGATTGAAAGGCTTTTGCTCGGGATTCTTTCAAACGGGCATATACTGGTAGAAGGGGTTCCGGGCCTTGCAAAGACAACAGCAGTAAAAACACTTGCCAAGGCAATCAACACCAAGTTTCAGAGAATCCAGTTCACGCCAGACCTCCTGCCTGCTGACCTTCTTGGAACACAGATTTACCTTCCAAAGGATGGAATCTTTACAATAAAAAAGGGACCTATTTTCAGCAATATAATCCTGGCTGATGAAATAAACAGGGCTCCTGCAAAGGTACAGTCTGCGCTTCTTGAGGCAATGCAGGAGAGACAGGTTACTCTGGCGGAGCAGACTTTTAAGCTTGAAGAGCCTTTTCTTGTAATGGCTACGCAGAACCCGATAGAGCAGGAAGGAACATACCCTCTTCCAGAGGCACAGGTTGACCGCTTTATGCTGAAACTAAGGGTGAGTTACCCGAATAAGGCTGAAGAGAAAGAGATTATGAAAAGGGTTTCATCGCTAACAGAAATAAAGACTGAAGCTGTCATAGAGCCATCAGAAATACTTGAGGCAAGAAAGATGATAGAACAGGTTTACATAGATGAAAAAATTCAGGACTATATTGTGGCAATAGTTTTTGCCACAAGGAATCCGAGCCAATATGGTCTGAATATCGGCAACCTGATACAGTACGGTGCTTCTCCGAGGGCATCAATATATTTAAATCAGGCAGCAAAGGCTTATGCATTTATTCAGGGAAGAGGATATGTTACTCCACAGGATGTGAAGCTAATCTGCCCTGACATACTGCGCCACAGAATCATTCTTTCCTATGAGGCAGAGGCAGAGAATTTAACCACTGATGATATAATCAGGACAATCTTAGAGAAGATTGACGTACCTTAG
- a CDS encoding 23S rRNA (adenine(2503)-C(2))-methyltransferase: MEKTDLLNLSLPEIDIFLAELGLEGYRASQIKKWVFKEGITCFSQMSNASKSNRSLISEKAFLSRLAIKKILSSSDNTRKYIFALADKNFIESVLIPNKKRITLCISTQVGCARGCRFCLTGKKGFKRNLTSAEILNQILEVKRDLEKSNELTNLVIMGMGEPLDNFENVKKAVEIMIDRGGFDFSSRRITLSTCGVIPGIKKLMESGLNISIAVSLNAPNDAKRRKLMPVNRFFPLKELMEAIRTYPLQKKSMITFEYILIKDFNDSIEDAKELVRILKGIKAKINLLNFNIFPDSEFLPSPPERVLEFQSFLKSKKITVNLRKSRGTDILAACGQLGNTASMVI; this comes from the coding sequence ATGGAAAAAACTGACTTATTGAATCTGAGTCTGCCTGAAATTGATATCTTTCTTGCTGAACTTGGACTTGAGGGTTACAGGGCTTCCCAGATAAAAAAATGGGTTTTCAAGGAAGGAATCACCTGTTTCAGCCAGATGAGCAATGCTTCCAAGAGCAACAGGTCACTGATTTCTGAAAAGGCTTTTTTAAGCAGGTTGGCAATTAAAAAAATCTTATCCTCCTCTGACAACACAAGGAAATATATATTTGCTCTTGCTGACAAGAATTTTATTGAGAGTGTCCTGATTCCTAACAAGAAGAGGATTACGCTTTGTATTTCGACTCAGGTCGGATGCGCAAGAGGATGCAGGTTTTGCCTTACAGGGAAAAAAGGATTTAAACGAAACCTCACCAGCGCAGAAATTTTAAACCAGATTCTGGAAGTAAAAAGAGATTTGGAAAAGAGCAACGAGCTAACAAATCTTGTAATAATGGGGATGGGAGAGCCGCTTGATAATTTTGAAAATGTTAAAAAAGCTGTGGAGATAATGATTGACAGGGGTGGATTTGATTTTTCATCGCGCCGCATTACCCTTTCAACCTGCGGAGTTATCCCGGGGATAAAAAAGCTGATGGAGTCCGGTTTAAACATAAGCATTGCTGTTTCATTAAATGCTCCAAATGATGCAAAAAGAAGAAAACTAATGCCTGTTAACAGATTTTTTCCTCTCAAAGAGTTGATGGAAGCGATTAGAACTTATCCTTTGCAGAAAAAAAGCATGATTACTTTTGAGTATATCTTAATAAAGGATTTCAATGACAGCATAGAAGACGCAAAAGAACTTGTGCGGATTCTTAAAGGAATAAAAGCAAAGATTAACCTGCTTAATTTCAATATTTTCCCTGATTCAGAGTTCCTGCCATCTCCTCCTGAAAGGGTTTTGGAATTTCAGAGCTTTCTGAAGTCAAAAAAAATCACTGTGAACTTAAGGAAAAGCAGAGGAACTGATATTCTTGCTGCATGCGGACAACTGGGAAATACTGCTTCTATGGTGATATAA
- a CDS encoding aldehyde ferredoxin oxidoreductase, which translates to MRFDLTKGKWEIEETPYEYRRKWLGGRGYNSEVLYNEVGPDVDPFSPDNVVCLGVGPMSGTFGPSTGRVTVTAKSPLTGGFGDSNMGGHWGAELKFAGYEQIILKGKAPKPSYIWIDDDKIEIRDGAHIWGKYPRDADRIIKEELGDKDIHIVTIGPAGENLVRFACTFNDCYRAAGRTGHGAVIGSKNIKAIAVRGTGGVKIANPEKFYEITSEWRKTMRNDPMAQGLYAYGSLVLIMPCNYEMGWFPWKNLKYGYHPDARNISGEVWTKKHLKGKEGCFSCAIVCGIHSEIRDGKYAGEYTGGPEYEACVPTGPRVGIIDSNECLHGAVLTNNFGMDAIEAGASISWAMECWEKGYLTAKDTGGLELNWGDAEIVDKLLRMMTYREGFGDILAEGPTIAAKKLGVGEDCLVSTRGMSLPGDDPRGLGFGYGLSFAMGTRGGCDHLRSLCCLELSGYLYPGLNEKIVGTEECSKPLTTAGKPKMVWWEEHHKAFVDCLQVCCFNTHWSYGCRNEHLVPMLNYVTGLDFTEEEVLLIGERIYNLERAYWSRQLSGKNDDVVPRRFTHEPMPENPTASSGKVLPIDDMLPEYYKLRQYEPETGFPGDKRLRELGLEYVADELKPYREKYIAREKAKKAKKKDKE; encoded by the coding sequence ATCCGGTTTGACCTTACTAAGGGTAAATGGGAGATTGAAGAGACTCCCTATGAATACCGGCGTAAATGGCTTGGCGGAAGGGGATACAACTCAGAAGTTCTTTATAACGAGGTTGGTCCTGATGTGGACCCGTTTTCTCCTGACAACGTAGTGTGCCTTGGCGTTGGTCCAATGTCTGGAACATTCGGACCTTCAACGGGAAGGGTTACTGTTACTGCAAAATCTCCTTTAACAGGCGGTTTTGGTGACTCCAACATGGGTGGCCATTGGGGAGCAGAGCTGAAATTTGCAGGCTATGAACAGATAATTCTTAAAGGGAAAGCGCCAAAACCATCATACATCTGGATTGATGATGACAAGATTGAGATAAGGGATGGAGCCCATATATGGGGAAAATACCCAAGGGATGCTGACAGGATAATCAAGGAAGAGCTGGGGGATAAGGATATCCATATTGTTACCATTGGTCCTGCAGGAGAAAATCTTGTCCGCTTTGCCTGTACCTTCAATGACTGCTACAGGGCAGCAGGAAGAACAGGACACGGTGCAGTAATCGGCTCAAAGAACATAAAAGCGATTGCTGTGAGGGGAACAGGCGGGGTAAAAATTGCCAATCCTGAAAAGTTTTATGAAATAACAAGCGAATGGCGTAAGACCATGAGAAATGACCCGATGGCACAGGGTTTGTATGCCTATGGAAGCTTGGTTCTCATTATGCCATGTAACTATGAAATGGGGTGGTTTCCATGGAAGAACCTGAAATACGGTTACCACCCTGATGCAAGAAACATCTCCGGAGAAGTATGGACAAAAAAGCATCTGAAAGGCAAAGAGGGATGTTTTTCCTGCGCGATTGTGTGCGGAATACACAGCGAAATCAGGGATGGAAAATATGCCGGTGAATACACAGGCGGGCCTGAGTATGAAGCCTGTGTGCCAACAGGACCAAGGGTCGGAATAATTGATTCCAACGAATGCCTGCACGGGGCAGTCCTTACAAATAATTTTGGAATGGATGCCATCGAGGCAGGAGCTTCAATAAGCTGGGCAATGGAATGTTGGGAAAAGGGTTACCTGACTGCAAAGGATACTGGAGGGCTTGAGCTTAACTGGGGAGATGCAGAGATTGTTGACAAACTCCTCAGAATGATGACCTACAGGGAAGGATTTGGAGATATCCTTGCAGAGGGACCGACAATTGCTGCTAAAAAACTCGGTGTTGGCGAAGACTGCCTTGTTTCAACAAGAGGTATGTCTCTGCCCGGTGACGACCCAAGAGGTTTGGGTTTTGGCTATGGTTTAAGCTTTGCAATGGGAACACGCGGAGGCTGTGACCACTTGAGGTCACTGTGCTGCCTTGAACTTTCCGGATATCTATATCCAGGGCTGAATGAAAAAATTGTAGGAACTGAGGAATGTTCAAAACCTCTGACAACAGCAGGAAAACCAAAGATGGTCTGGTGGGAAGAGCATCACAAGGCATTTGTTGATTGCCTGCAGGTCTGCTGTTTCAACACCCACTGGTCATACGGATGCAGAAATGAGCATCTGGTTCCAATGCTGAATTATGTTACAGGGCTTGACTTTACAGAGGAAGAGGTTCTGTTAATTGGAGAAAGAATCTACAACCTTGAAAGGGCTTACTGGTCAAGACAGTTAAGCGGCAAGAACGATGATGTGGTTCCAAGAAGGTTCACACACGAGCCGATGCCAGAGAACCCGACTGCAAGTTCAGGAAAAGTTCTGCCAATTGATGATATGCTGCCTGAATATTACAAGCTCAGACAGTATGAACCTGAGACCGGTTTTCCCGGAGACAAACGCCTGAGGGAATTGGGGCTTGAATATGTTGCGGATGAACTGAAACCGTACAGGGAAAAATATATTGCAAGGGAAAAAGCGAAAAAGGCTAAGAAGAAAGATAAAGAATAA
- a CDS encoding aerotolerance regulator BatA, with protein sequence MMFKFHDPWFLLLLLIISFIIYDYKKGSRSGRIQYSSIERFKRLRIPRTVRFRYILVLLRIAGIMLIIVSLARPQSGNKFTEVTSEGIDIMLVLDTSGSMQAMDFEINGERVNRLEIAKRVVREFINKRVNDRIGMVVFAEHAFTQCPLTLDYNILLSFLQNVKIGVAGDGTAIGSALGIAVQRIKNIKSKSKVIILLTDGRNNFGSLFPQTAAEIARTYGIKVYTIGVGTHGEVPFLVDTFFGKRYIYQSVDIDEETLQDIAKITGGQYFKAVDSEALIKIYRQIDAMEKTKVEIKTFYEYNELFYYFLVIGIIAILMEMIFSNTWLRKIP encoded by the coding sequence ATTATGTTTAAATTCCATGACCCATGGTTTCTTCTCCTGCTATTAATAATTTCTTTTATCATTTATGATTACAAAAAGGGAAGCAGAAGCGGAAGGATTCAGTATTCTTCAATTGAGAGGTTTAAAAGGCTCAGGATTCCAAGGACTGTAAGATTCAGATACATTCTGGTATTGCTGCGGATTGCCGGAATTATGCTGATAATAGTCAGTCTTGCAAGACCTCAGAGCGGGAACAAGTTCACAGAAGTAACTTCAGAGGGGATAGATATAATGTTAGTCCTTGACACTTCAGGAAGCATGCAGGCAATGGATTTTGAGATTAACGGTGAGAGGGTCAACAGACTTGAAATTGCAAAAAGGGTGGTACGAGAATTCATAAACAAGAGAGTGAATGACAGAATCGGAATGGTAGTATTCGCTGAACATGCTTTTACCCAGTGCCCTCTAACGCTTGATTACAACATATTGCTGAGCTTTCTTCAGAATGTAAAGATTGGAGTTGCAGGGGATGGTACTGCCATCGGTTCTGCGCTGGGTATAGCAGTACAAAGAATAAAAAACATCAAGAGCAAATCAAAAGTGATTATTCTTCTTACAGATGGAAGAAACAATTTTGGAAGCCTTTTCCCTCAGACGGCTGCGGAAATTGCCCGTACCTACGGGATTAAGGTATATACAATAGGAGTTGGAACGCATGGAGAAGTTCCGTTTCTTGTGGATACATTCTTTGGCAAAAGGTACATCTATCAGAGCGTTGACATTGATGAAGAGACACTTCAGGACATAGCAAAGATTACCGGAGGCCAGTATTTCAAGGCTGTGGACTCAGAGGCTTTGATTAAGATTTACAGGCAGATAGATGCGATGGAAAAAACCAAAGTGGAAATAAAAACTTTTTATGAATATAATGAACTATTTTATTATTTTTTAGTTATTGGGATAATTGCAATACTAATGGAGATGATTTTCAGCAATACGTGGCTGAGAAAGATACCGTGA